From Halomarina salina, the proteins below share one genomic window:
- a CDS encoding APC family permease: MTDQPASESTDHLGLFDCLLLSVGGMIGSAIFVFPGSTGRLAGPAAPLAWLLAGLLMTAIALCYTELTLAFPRTGALAIFPYETLGPSTRLRAFASYLEGVGYAIGWVFGITVSALAIAGYLGTVVPAAAGHTTGVALAAVALVTAINLLGGQVTSRLNLLLTAVLLAVLVAFVAVATARVDPARTAPLAVGGPASFLAAVQISMTAYGAWTVVPAAIGEIREPAYTAPRAILLSLGVTTVLYALVVFALHGVVPVDQFLADGATLRTPLATAATILGVEWLRYALALGSVAAIFTTMLVGTMSASRVLFALGQNGTLPSPFASVTTGTGVPSVGVVAVGGSAAVLSLFPGYFYELLVVASIVGTGIPYGINLLSFLGLRRYRTDVQPSFRVPAGHLVAGVAGVGLVVAMVGLGLTEVVWSTVAIALLTGYYAIRRLFGSSPARSASS; encoded by the coding sequence ATGACGGACCAGCCCGCCTCCGAGTCGACCGATCATCTCGGTCTGTTCGACTGTCTCCTCCTGAGTGTCGGTGGCATGATCGGCTCGGCCATCTTCGTCTTCCCCGGGTCGACGGGGCGACTCGCCGGTCCCGCTGCCCCGCTCGCGTGGTTGCTCGCCGGCCTCCTGATGACCGCCATCGCGCTCTGTTACACCGAACTCACCCTCGCTTTCCCGCGCACCGGGGCGCTCGCCATCTTCCCGTACGAGACGCTAGGGCCGTCGACACGGCTCCGGGCGTTCGCCAGCTACCTCGAAGGGGTCGGCTACGCCATCGGCTGGGTGTTCGGCATCACGGTGTCGGCGCTCGCCATCGCGGGGTACCTCGGGACGGTCGTTCCGGCGGCGGCGGGCCACACGACCGGGGTCGCACTCGCGGCGGTCGCTCTCGTGACCGCAATCAACCTCCTCGGTGGGCAGGTCACGAGTCGGCTCAACCTGCTCCTCACGGCCGTCCTGCTCGCCGTCCTCGTCGCCTTCGTCGCCGTCGCCACAGCACGGGTCGACCCGGCGAGGACCGCTCCGCTCGCCGTCGGCGGCCCAGCGTCGTTCCTCGCCGCGGTCCAGATATCGATGACCGCGTACGGCGCCTGGACGGTCGTCCCGGCCGCTATCGGTGAGATACGCGAGCCAGCGTACACCGCACCGCGGGCCATCCTGCTCTCGCTCGGCGTCACGACCGTCCTGTACGCTCTCGTCGTCTTCGCCCTTCACGGCGTGGTACCGGTAGACCAGTTCCTGGCCGACGGTGCGACGCTCCGGACACCGCTGGCGACGGCCGCGACGATACTCGGCGTCGAGTGGCTGAGGTACGCGCTGGCGCTCGGCTCGGTCGCCGCCATCTTCACCACGATGCTCGTCGGGACGATGAGCGCGAGTCGCGTCCTGTTCGCGCTCGGCCAGAACGGGACGCTGCCGTCGCCGTTCGCGTCGGTCACCACGGGGACCGGAGTCCCCAGCGTCGGCGTCGTCGCGGTCGGCGGGTCGGCGGCCGTGCTCTCGCTGTTCCCGGGGTACTTCTACGAACTGCTCGTGGTCGCGTCTATCGTCGGGACCGGCATCCCGTACGGCATCAACCTCCTCTCGTTTCTGGGGCTCAGGCGGTATCGAACCGACGTGCAGCCGTCGTTCCGGGTTCCCGCTGGCCACCTGGTCGCCGGCGTCGCCGGCGTCGGACTGGTCGTCGCGATGGTCGGCCTCGGCCTCACAGAGGTTGTTTGGTCGACGGTCGCCATCGCGCTGCTGACAGGGTACTACGCGATCCGGCGGCTCTTCGGCTCCTCGCCAGCACGGTCGGCGTCTTCGTAG
- a CDS encoding 3-hydroxyacyl-CoA dehydrogenase, whose protein sequence is MVVDRTEIETVAVVGSGQMGRGIAAVAALAGYDTYLNDIDESQLEEASERIEWSYDKSVGNGRVTQEDADAALDRLEFTTDLDEAVGDADFVTEAAVEQQAVKEDIFEDLDEATPSEAILATNTSGLNITRLAEVTDRPAQVVGSHWFNPPMLMDLVEVIMTEHTPDDVAGTVESLVESFGKTPIRCRMDVPSFIVNRLMRPYGEGAAWMVYRGEHSIEEIDSAMKYKERFPMGPFELADFTGGIQIRVEGEQDHLTEDRPMAYDTEVCPILHQLYDKGRYGRKSGAGYYDYDERDEPQIAVDAGQGFDTLLVWAPIINEAAKMVQHDVASVEDIDTGAKLGGNWPVGPLEKADEVGASVVLDRLTEVASRHDDTNKQAETLPCDLLVEKAKTGDTFY, encoded by the coding sequence ATGGTCGTAGACCGCACCGAGATAGAGACCGTCGCCGTCGTCGGCAGTGGACAGATGGGCCGTGGCATCGCGGCCGTCGCCGCGCTCGCCGGCTACGACACCTACCTGAACGACATCGACGAATCACAGCTCGAGGAGGCGAGCGAGCGAATCGAGTGGTCGTACGACAAGTCCGTCGGGAACGGTCGAGTGACGCAAGAGGACGCCGACGCTGCCCTCGACCGACTGGAGTTCACGACCGACCTCGACGAGGCGGTCGGCGACGCCGACTTCGTCACCGAGGCCGCAGTCGAGCAGCAAGCGGTGAAAGAGGACATCTTCGAGGACCTCGACGAAGCCACCCCCTCCGAAGCGATTCTCGCGACCAACACGTCCGGGCTCAACATCACCCGCCTCGCAGAGGTCACGGACCGGCCAGCACAGGTGGTCGGTAGCCACTGGTTCAACCCGCCGATGCTGATGGATCTGGTCGAGGTGATCATGACCGAACACACGCCCGACGACGTGGCGGGGACCGTCGAATCGCTCGTCGAATCGTTCGGCAAGACACCGATTCGCTGTCGGATGGACGTCCCCTCGTTCATCGTCAACCGCCTGATGCGGCCCTACGGTGAGGGAGCGGCGTGGATGGTCTACAGGGGAGAGCACAGTATCGAGGAGATCGATTCGGCGATGAAGTACAAGGAACGGTTTCCGATGGGGCCGTTCGAACTCGCCGACTTCACGGGCGGCATCCAGATTCGCGTCGAGGGCGAGCAGGACCACCTGACCGAAGACCGCCCCATGGCGTACGACACGGAGGTCTGTCCGATACTGCACCAGTTGTACGACAAGGGGCGGTACGGTCGGAAGTCGGGGGCCGGGTACTACGACTACGACGAACGCGACGAGCCACAGATCGCGGTCGACGCTGGCCAGGGGTTCGATACCCTGCTCGTCTGGGCGCCGATCATCAACGAGGCCGCCAAGATGGTGCAACACGATGTCGCGAGCGTCGAGGACATCGACACGGGTGCGAAACTCGGCGGCAACTGGCCGGTCGGTCCACTCGAGAAGGCAGACGAGGTCGGTGCATCGGTCGTCCTCGACCGACTGACCGAGGTCGCGAGCCGTCACGACGACACCAACAAGCAGGCCGAGACGCTCCCGTGTGACCTGCTGGTCGAGAAGGCGAAGACCGGAGACACCTTCTACTAA
- a CDS encoding AMP-binding enzyme: MKAFVTLTAGREASPELRDEISSFARETLSKHEYPREVAIVDELPKTASGKIKRAQLRE, from the coding sequence GTGAAGGCATTCGTCACCCTCACCGCGGGCCGGGAGGCGTCGCCGGAGTTGCGCGACGAGATCAGTTCGTTCGCACGCGAGACCCTCTCGAAACACGAGTACCCCCGCGAGGTGGCGATCGTCGACGAACTCCCGAAGACTGCCAGCGGGAAGATCAAGCGGGCGCAGTTACGCGAGTGA
- a CDS encoding long-chain-fatty-acid--CoA ligase has translation MTHLPTLPGTLARTTRKYPEREAVVYPRKDVRLTYEELDRRVTRCANALRDLGVEPGDRVSLLMYNSAEFVVAMFGLLRAGAVFNPINYRLAPGEVGYILDDSDSSVLLFEEATRETVEAGRDEFGTVDRYLYVDDDVESTPDYARGFHETVSTADDGPVEIEVAPTDQYAIMYTSGTTGRPKGVVHSHQDATYHNMLYFGRLDLDYTDVGVSAMPLYHNAELNCGLCPRLNLGATTVVLHQFDPERVLDVVDAEQATHLFVASRTWSELLSAAEDAADFDGSSLQLGIYGAAPMPPTLLEQCIETFCEDYATAYGMTEMGPCATFIRPDEVHDQLGSVGRAAPNHELRIVSPTETESPDDPVAPTDVVQRGDVGEIILQGPPMLTEYWNRPGLTADAIRDGWFFTGDAGYVNEDGYLFLVDRIDDMIISGGENIYPTEIENVLYDHEAVEAVAVVGEENGEWGERVVAYVVGSGADADSLDEFCRSRDELADFKRPREYYFVDELPRNPSGKIQKFELQPSDVDGSSI, from the coding sequence GTGACTCACCTGCCGACGCTACCGGGAACGCTCGCCCGGACGACCCGGAAGTACCCCGAGCGGGAGGCCGTCGTCTACCCGCGGAAGGACGTCCGGTTGACGTACGAGGAACTCGACCGCCGAGTGACGCGGTGTGCGAACGCGCTCCGGGACCTCGGCGTCGAACCGGGCGACCGGGTCTCGCTGCTCATGTACAACTCCGCAGAGTTCGTCGTGGCGATGTTCGGGCTCCTCCGGGCGGGAGCGGTGTTCAACCCTATCAACTACCGTCTCGCACCGGGGGAGGTCGGCTACATCCTCGACGACTCGGATTCGAGCGTCCTCCTGTTCGAGGAGGCGACGCGAGAGACCGTCGAGGCCGGCCGCGACGAGTTCGGGACGGTCGACCGGTACCTGTACGTCGACGACGACGTCGAGTCGACGCCAGACTACGCGAGGGGGTTCCACGAGACCGTCTCGACTGCGGACGACGGTCCCGTCGAGATCGAGGTCGCACCGACCGACCAGTACGCCATCATGTACACCTCCGGGACGACGGGACGACCGAAGGGTGTCGTCCACTCCCACCAGGACGCGACGTACCACAACATGCTGTACTTCGGTCGGCTGGACCTCGACTACACGGACGTCGGCGTCTCGGCCATGCCGCTGTACCACAACGCCGAACTCAACTGCGGTCTCTGCCCGCGACTGAACCTCGGGGCGACGACGGTCGTCCTCCACCAGTTCGACCCCGAGCGAGTCCTCGACGTGGTCGACGCCGAGCAGGCCACGCACCTGTTCGTCGCCTCCCGGACGTGGTCGGAGCTACTGTCTGCCGCCGAAGACGCCGCCGACTTCGACGGGAGCAGCCTCCAGCTCGGTATCTACGGGGCCGCCCCGATGCCGCCCACGCTCCTCGAACAGTGCATCGAGACGTTCTGCGAGGACTACGCGACTGCGTACGGGATGACCGAGATGGGGCCCTGTGCGACGTTCATCCGGCCGGACGAGGTCCACGACCAGCTCGGGAGCGTCGGTCGGGCCGCGCCCAACCACGAGCTACGTATCGTCTCGCCGACCGAGACCGAATCCCCCGACGACCCGGTCGCTCCGACGGACGTCGTCCAGCGCGGCGACGTCGGCGAGATCATCCTCCAGGGGCCACCGATGCTGACCGAGTACTGGAACCGTCCCGGACTGACCGCGGACGCCATCCGCGACGGCTGGTTCTTCACCGGCGACGCCGGGTACGTCAACGAGGACGGCTACCTGTTCCTGGTCGACCGCATCGACGACATGATCATCTCGGGCGGCGAGAACATCTACCCGACCGAGATAGAGAACGTCCTCTACGACCACGAGGCGGTCGAGGCGGTCGCGGTCGTCGGCGAGGAGAACGGCGAGTGGGGGGAGCGTGTCGTCGCGTACGTCGTCGGGAGCGGGGCGGACGCCGACAGCCTCGACGAGTTCTGCCGCTCCCGCGACGAACTCGCCGACTTCAAACGCCCCCGCGAGTACTACTTCGTCGACGAACTGCCACGCAACCCGAGTGGCAAGATTCAGAAGTTCGAACTCCAGCCGTCCGACGTCGATGGGTCGTCGATATAG
- a CDS encoding CaiB/BaiF CoA transferase family protein, translating into MDLQSITVLDLSRLLPGPYATHLLAEMGADVVKVEAPNGGDYARYAEPTVDGDYGAMFAAINQGKESITLDLKSDEGREAFLRLAAEADVVFEQFRPGVVDRLGIGYDDVEERNPDVIYCSLSGYGQSGPYSDRVGHDLNYAGFAGLLDMTRRDEEERPRITGYPVGDMAGGVFSALSIVGALLGRELGNTGGNYLDVSMTDAVLSFSQAVGSLANAGEDPRPGETNLTGLYPCYDIYETSNGRHLTLAALEPKFWENLCAAIDRPELVDKHQSDDPAVRRAVRDELREVFGSRSLAEWEADLGEQEVMIGKVNTPREALDDPHLRNRGVVDADGEGFPRIGYPAEVHHGLSGGGGQAPGLGEQTSDVLRRFGFEAAEIDALFDSGAVEGS; encoded by the coding sequence ATGGACCTGCAGTCCATCACGGTACTCGACCTGTCACGCCTCCTGCCCGGCCCGTACGCGACGCACCTGCTGGCCGAGATGGGGGCGGACGTCGTCAAGGTAGAAGCGCCGAACGGCGGCGACTACGCTCGCTACGCCGAGCCGACCGTCGACGGCGACTACGGGGCGATGTTCGCGGCCATCAACCAGGGCAAGGAGAGCATCACGCTCGACCTCAAGTCCGACGAGGGTCGGGAGGCGTTCCTCCGACTCGCGGCCGAGGCGGACGTCGTCTTCGAGCAGTTCCGTCCCGGCGTCGTCGACCGACTGGGAATCGGGTACGACGACGTCGAAGAACGGAATCCCGACGTCATCTACTGCTCGCTGTCCGGGTACGGACAGTCCGGCCCGTACAGCGACCGGGTCGGTCACGACCTGAACTACGCGGGCTTCGCCGGTCTCCTCGACATGACGCGTCGCGACGAGGAGGAGCGCCCTCGCATCACCGGCTACCCCGTCGGCGACATGGCCGGCGGCGTGTTCTCGGCGCTCAGCATCGTCGGTGCGCTGCTCGGTCGGGAGCTAGGAAACACCGGCGGGAACTACCTCGACGTCTCGATGACGGACGCCGTCCTCTCGTTCTCCCAGGCGGTCGGGTCGCTGGCGAACGCCGGTGAGGACCCGCGCCCGGGCGAGACGAACCTGACGGGACTGTACCCCTGCTACGATATCTACGAGACGAGCAACGGGCGACACCTGACGCTGGCAGCACTCGAGCCGAAGTTCTGGGAGAACCTCTGTGCGGCCATCGACAGACCGGAACTCGTCGACAAACACCAGTCCGACGACCCGGCGGTCAGGCGGGCCGTTCGCGACGAACTGCGCGAGGTGTTCGGGTCACGGAGCCTCGCCGAGTGGGAAGCCGACCTCGGCGAGCAGGAGGTCATGATCGGGAAGGTGAACACGCCACGCGAAGCGCTCGACGACCCTCACCTCCGGAATCGCGGCGTCGTCGACGCCGACGGCGAGGGGTTCCCCAGAATCGGGTATCCGGCCGAGGTACACCATGGGCTCTCGGGCGGGGGGGGGCAGGCCCCCGGACTGGGCGAGCAGACGAGCGACGTGCTGCGACGGTTCGGCTTCGAGGCCGCGGAGATCGACGCGCTGTTCGACAGCGGTGCCGTCGAGGGCTCCTGA
- a CDS encoding MaoC family dehydratase, giving the protein MRYYEDIAVGESSEFGEYQFEKAEIVEFAEKYDPQPFHTDEEAAQDTAYGELIASGWQTAAVCMRMLVDGYVHDQASMGARGVDELRWRKPVTPGDTLHLRVEVVDKRRSESDPSRGYVDNKMEGINQDGEVVISWIGLGMVEVRDPDG; this is encoded by the coding sequence GTGCGATACTACGAGGACATAGCGGTCGGGGAATCTTCCGAGTTCGGGGAGTACCAGTTCGAGAAAGCGGAGATCGTCGAGTTCGCGGAGAAGTACGACCCGCAGCCGTTCCACACGGACGAGGAGGCGGCCCAGGACACCGCGTACGGCGAACTCATCGCCAGCGGCTGGCAGACCGCCGCCGTCTGCATGCGGATGCTGGTCGACGGGTACGTGCACGACCAGGCGAGCATGGGGGCACGCGGCGTCGACGAACTCCGCTGGCGGAAACCGGTGACGCCTGGCGATACGCTCCACCTCCGGGTCGAGGTGGTCGACAAACGCCGCTCGGAGAGCGACCCCAGCCGTGGCTACGTCGACAACAAGATGGAGGGCATCAACCAGGACGGCGAGGTCGTCATCTCGTGGATCGGCCTCGGGATGGTCGAGGTGCGCGACCCAGACGGGTAG
- a CDS encoding LLM class flavin-dependent oxidoreductase, whose translation MRANGLTLGGDAPEDIVEYVELAENAGLETYWQGESWGRSSVPTMTRLLERTASIDVCSGIFNVYTRSPALVAMTANTLADLSDGRFRVGLGMSGPAVIENFHGAEFDEPLRRTREYVEIVRAYLSGDRVEYDGELFDLSGFALDVERTYDCPIYVAAMGEVNRQLTGEFADGWIPLLLPNTAVGDALEAVERGTDRGDRSLADVDIAPWVPTCISETDPEAAEGAVRSMIAFYVGAMGDYYAQMVANFGFEEEAEAIQDGWKADTQAGAEDAVTDEMVSAIGACGTPEQAAESFERFVDAGADSPVAYLPSRWASDDVVRETITQLQ comes from the coding sequence ATGCGCGCGAACGGTCTCACCCTCGGCGGCGACGCTCCGGAGGACATCGTCGAGTACGTCGAACTCGCGGAGAACGCCGGACTCGAAACGTACTGGCAGGGCGAATCCTGGGGGCGGAGCTCCGTCCCGACCATGACTCGGCTGCTCGAACGGACGGCGTCCATCGACGTCTGCTCGGGCATCTTCAACGTCTACACACGCTCGCCAGCGCTGGTCGCGATGACGGCGAACACCCTCGCCGACCTGTCGGACGGGCGGTTCCGCGTCGGCCTGGGGATGAGCGGCCCCGCGGTCATCGAGAACTTCCACGGCGCAGAGTTCGACGAGCCGCTCAGGCGAACCCGCGAGTACGTCGAAATCGTCCGCGCGTACCTGTCGGGCGACCGGGTAGAGTACGACGGTGAGCTGTTCGACCTCTCCGGGTTCGCGCTGGACGTGGAGCGAACCTACGACTGTCCCATCTACGTCGCGGCGATGGGGGAGGTCAACCGCCAGCTCACCGGCGAGTTCGCGGACGGGTGGATACCCCTGCTGCTCCCGAACACGGCCGTCGGCGACGCGCTGGAGGCCGTCGAGCGTGGCACCGACCGCGGCGACCGGTCGCTCGCGGACGTCGACATCGCCCCCTGGGTGCCGACCTGCATCTCCGAGACGGACCCCGAGGCCGCCGAAGGAGCCGTCCGCTCGATGATCGCGTTCTACGTGGGGGCGATGGGTGACTACTACGCACAGATGGTGGCGAACTTCGGCTTCGAGGAGGAGGCCGAAGCGATTCAGGACGGCTGGAAGGCAGATACGCAGGCCGGTGCGGAGGACGCGGTCACCGACGAGATGGTCTCGGCTATCGGCGCCTGTGGCACGCCGGAGCAGGCGGCCGAGAGCTTCGAGCGCTTCGTCGATGCTGGTGCGGACTCGCCCGTCGCGTACCTCCCGAGCCGGTGGGCGAGCGACGACGTCGTCCGGGAGACGATAACGCAGCTACAGTAG